A part of Lacibacter sp. H407 genomic DNA contains:
- the aat gene encoding leucyl/phenylalanyl-tRNA--protein transferase — MPLPFLSDALWFPPVEKAAEDGLLAYGGDLRTERLLLAYRSGIFPWFNQDEPPLWWCPDPRCVIFPDELYISKSMQQLLKRKAYSVTINRNFAAVIQQCAATREEQEGTWITTDIEEAYTELHRLGYAVSIEAWQHDELVGGLYGIRIGNIFFGESMFSKVSNASKYAFITYVQQLKKEGIVLIDCQIHTAHLESLGARMIPREEFLKIVKQNI; from the coding sequence ATGCCCCTTCCTTTTTTATCTGATGCGCTCTGGTTTCCGCCTGTTGAAAAAGCAGCGGAGGATGGGTTGCTTGCTTATGGTGGCGATTTGCGTACCGAACGTCTGTTGTTGGCCTATCGGAGCGGCATCTTTCCTTGGTTTAACCAGGATGAGCCTCCGCTCTGGTGGTGTCCTGATCCACGTTGTGTTATTTTTCCCGATGAATTGTACATCAGTAAAAGCATGCAGCAACTGTTGAAACGAAAAGCATACAGCGTAACTATCAACAGAAATTTCGCAGCCGTTATTCAGCAATGCGCCGCAACACGTGAAGAACAGGAAGGCACATGGATCACAACCGACATCGAAGAAGCCTATACAGAGCTACATCGATTAGGCTACGCCGTTAGTATTGAAGCATGGCAACACGATGAACTGGTGGGCGGATTATATGGCATCCGCATTGGGAATATTTTTTTTGGTGAAAGTATGTTCAGCAAAGTGAGTAACGCCAGCAAATACGCATTCATCACTTATGTTCAACAACTAAAAAAAGAAGGTATTGTGTTGATCGATTGCCAGATCCATACAGCACATTTAGAGAGCCTGGGTGCAAGGATGATCCCGAGAGAAGAGTTTTTGAAAATTGTAAAACAGAACATATGA
- a CDS encoding DUF4349 domain-containing protein, producing MKYIHFILLLFVFAACNHSESAKSKSTDVLLHSPNLKMEESAMETAVTDSAAAFTPPQSGDQQQAKQPVKPSQVPASKPDWNKKIIKTGSLNVEVKEYAKFNQLVHTAANKFGGYIADEQQTETDYKIENTITIKVPVDQFQSAVDYLTNGDRKMNEKKISSEDVTTQYVDTKSRLEAKKQVRLRYLDLLKQAKNMEEILQVQNEINEIQEEIESAAGRINYLSNASAMSTIHLTFYQVLNATAADPDNRGLWEKVKTAFLTGWNGVGDVLIGLVYIWPLLIIAAVIVWWLKRFSFRPRKIVQ from the coding sequence ATGAAATACATACATTTCATTCTGCTTCTGTTTGTGTTTGCGGCTTGCAATCATTCTGAATCAGCAAAGAGTAAATCGACTGATGTTCTGCTCCATTCACCGAATTTGAAAATGGAGGAGTCAGCAATGGAAACAGCAGTTACCGATTCGGCGGCAGCATTTACACCACCGCAATCTGGTGATCAACAACAGGCAAAGCAACCAGTAAAGCCATCACAGGTCCCAGCCAGTAAACCCGACTGGAATAAGAAGATCATTAAAACAGGTTCACTCAACGTTGAAGTAAAAGAGTATGCAAAGTTTAATCAACTTGTGCATACTGCAGCCAATAAGTTTGGCGGTTATATTGCTGATGAGCAACAAACAGAAACGGACTATAAAATTGAAAATACAATTACCATCAAAGTGCCCGTTGATCAGTTCCAATCTGCTGTTGATTATCTCACAAACGGTGATAGAAAAATGAATGAGAAGAAGATCAGTTCTGAAGATGTAACAACACAATATGTGGATACAAAATCAAGACTGGAAGCAAAGAAGCAGGTTCGTCTCCGTTATCTTGATTTGTTGAAGCAGGCAAAAAATATGGAGGAGATCTTACAGGTGCAAAACGAGATCAACGAAATACAGGAAGAAATTGAAAGTGCTGCCGGTCGTATTAACTATCTGTCGAATGCATCAGCTATGAGTACCATTCATCTTACGTTTTATCAGGTGCTCAACGCAACTGCTGCCGATCCGGACAATCGTGGTTTGTGGGAGAAAGTAAAAACCGCTTTTTTAACCGGATGGAATGGAGTAGGAGACGTACTGATCGGGTTGGTTTATATTTGGCCATTGCTGATAATAGCTGCTGTGATCGTATGGTGGTTGAAACGATTCTCATTCAGGCCCCGAAAAATTGTTCAGTAA
- a CDS encoding EVE domain-containing protein: MAHWLIKSEPFKYSWDQFVKDKQTFWDGVRNYAARNNLRDMKKGDEVFFYHSNEGLEIVGIAKVVKEAYQDPTTEEDAWVVVDFKPVRKLKKPVTLVQMKADQRLANMDLLRLGRLSVGKVTDAEWDIVLELAGE, from the coding sequence ATGGCTCATTGGTTAATCAAATCAGAACCTTTTAAATACAGTTGGGATCAGTTTGTAAAAGACAAGCAAACGTTTTGGGATGGTGTACGCAACTATGCGGCACGTAACAATCTCCGTGATATGAAAAAAGGCGATGAAGTGTTTTTCTATCATAGCAACGAAGGATTGGAAATTGTAGGAATTGCAAAAGTGGTAAAGGAAGCATACCAAGACCCAACAACGGAAGAAGATGCATGGGTAGTAGTTGATTTTAAACCTGTACGTAAACTCAAAAAGCCGGTTACACTTGTACAGATGAAAGCCGATCAGCGATTGGCCAATATGGATCTCTTACGTTTAGGACGTTTGAGTGTAGGGAAAGTAACAGATGCAGAATGGGATATTGTATTGGAATTGGCGGGAGAGTGA
- a CDS encoding ATP-dependent Clp protease adaptor ClpS gives MADHSTYTKELIETDVLTDVEEPCRLIMWNDEVNTFEWVIETLVDICGHAPEQAEQCAWLIHTKGKYAVKNGAYDDLKPLCDTITERGIGATVEVVV, from the coding sequence ATGGCCGATCATTCTACATATACCAAAGAGTTAATTGAAACCGACGTTCTTACAGATGTGGAAGAACCCTGTCGCCTGATCATGTGGAATGATGAAGTGAATACATTTGAATGGGTCATCGAAACCCTTGTTGATATTTGCGGTCACGCTCCGGAACAGGCCGAACAATGTGCCTGGCTTATTCACACCAAGGGAAAATACGCCGTAAAAAACGGTGCGTATGATGATCTGAAACCTTTATGCGATACAATTACTGAGCGGGGTATTGGTGCAACTGTTGAAGTGGTTGTCTGA